A genomic segment from Lignipirellula cremea encodes:
- a CDS encoding sulfatase family protein, protein MKRPTSCARLQATKSLPTALLAAVLFLLAICLPDALRKVQAEERPNILFFLSDDQRSDLLGCAGHAILKTPHIDALAKKGVRFDNMFVTTSICAASRATLLTGLYERTHRFTFGTPPIDPTYVKESYPAVLRRAGYRTGFVGKFGVSAAGGGPKEMFDFFKPLNRSPYFKKMPDGSERHVSEIAGDHAIAFLQSGDGKQPYCLSVSFNAPHAEDGDKENHYPWPHAVDGLYDDIEVPAPHLSEPAVFDSQPEFLRKSMNRDRWYWRWDTPEKYQKNIRAYYRMISGVDHVIGRVLAKVEELGQTANTVVIFSGDNGYYAGSRGFAGKWSHYEESLRVPLVIYDPRQQDVKLPSAQATATGRVLSPIVLNVDIPPTILALAGVAAPARYEGRSLLPWLEGEAPSDWRTDFFCEHLFNNRSIPKWEGVRDQRYVYARYFEQEPPFEFLHDLQADPQQLQNLVEQKEYAKVLTQLCSRCDELRETYDKARVVRP, encoded by the coding sequence ATGAAACGCCCAACATCCTGTGCACGTCTCCAGGCGACAAAATCACTGCCGACCGCCCTCTTGGCGGCTGTCCTGTTCCTGCTGGCGATCTGTCTGCCGGACGCCCTCCGTAAGGTGCAGGCGGAAGAGCGGCCGAACATTCTGTTCTTCCTGTCCGACGACCAGCGCAGCGATCTGCTGGGATGTGCGGGGCACGCGATTCTGAAGACGCCGCATATCGACGCGCTGGCGAAAAAAGGGGTGCGGTTCGACAACATGTTCGTCACCACTTCGATCTGCGCCGCCAGCCGGGCGACGCTGCTGACGGGGCTGTATGAACGCACGCATCGGTTCACGTTCGGCACGCCGCCGATTGACCCGACGTATGTCAAAGAAAGCTATCCCGCGGTGCTTCGTCGGGCCGGTTACCGCACAGGCTTTGTCGGAAAATTTGGGGTCAGCGCCGCAGGCGGCGGTCCGAAGGAGATGTTCGACTTTTTCAAACCGCTCAATCGTAGCCCCTACTTCAAAAAGATGCCCGACGGCAGCGAGCGGCACGTTTCGGAGATTGCCGGCGACCATGCGATTGCGTTCCTGCAGTCCGGCGACGGCAAACAGCCGTACTGCCTGTCGGTCAGTTTCAACGCTCCCCATGCGGAAGACGGCGACAAGGAAAACCATTATCCCTGGCCGCACGCCGTGGATGGTTTGTACGACGATATTGAAGTTCCGGCGCCGCATTTGTCGGAACCTGCGGTCTTTGACAGCCAGCCCGAATTCCTCCGCAAGTCGATGAATCGCGATCGCTGGTACTGGCGCTGGGATACGCCGGAGAAGTACCAGAAGAACATTCGCGCTTACTATCGCATGATCAGCGGGGTCGACCATGTCATCGGTCGGGTGCTGGCGAAAGTCGAGGAGCTGGGCCAGACGGCGAACACGGTGGTGATTTTCTCTGGCGACAACGGCTATTACGCCGGCTCCCGCGGCTTTGCTGGCAAATGGTCGCATTATGAAGAATCGCTCCGCGTGCCGCTGGTGATTTACGATCCCCGCCAGCAGGACGTCAAACTGCCGTCCGCCCAGGCGACCGCAACCGGTCGGGTGCTTTCGCCGATCGTGCTGAATGTCGATATTCCCCCCACCATTCTGGCCCTGGCCGGAGTCGCAGCGCCCGCGCGTTACGAAGGCCGTTCGCTCCTCCCCTGGCTGGAAGGGGAAGCGCCCTCCGACTGGAGGACCGACTTTTTCTGCGAGCATCTGTTCAACAACCGTTCCATCCCGAAATGGGAAGGCGTACGGGACCAGCGATACGTGTATGCCCGCTACTTCGAACAGGAACCGCCCTTTGAGTTCCTGCACGACCTGCAGGCCGATCCGCAGCAACTGCAGAACCTGGTCGAGCAGAAAGAGTACGCCAAAGTCCTGACGCAGCTCTGCAGTCGCTGCGACGAACTGCGTGAGACGTACGACAAAGCGCGTGTCGTTCGCCCTTGA
- the lpxK gene encoding tetraacyldisaccharide 4'-kinase: protein MLTPEEHREIVSGRRRGFGGVAWRFLLGAAACPYGWAVALRNRRYDHSSQAVTRVATPVISVGNITAGGTGKTPLVEWIARRLRQQEVRVTIVSRGYGAEKGGVNDEAKELEQRLPDVPHLQDPDRVAAAELAVEEFSAQLILLDDGFQHRRIDRDLDIVLLDALQPFGLGKLLPRGYLREPLTGLSRADAIVLTRADMIDAPARAELRKTVQRYNRTAPWSEVIHAPQCLRNASGDEQPIAPGERPRIAAFCGIGNPAGFRHTLEACGYEIAAWREFPDHHSYTRTDIESLAGWAAELSDVAALLCTHKDLVKIEVDRLGALPLWALLIGMQFQAGEAELAALIDQQADAALANDQDDDWGSDAD from the coding sequence ATGCTAACGCCTGAAGAACATCGCGAAATTGTCAGCGGACGCCGCCGTGGATTCGGCGGCGTCGCCTGGCGGTTCCTGCTCGGAGCCGCAGCCTGTCCCTACGGCTGGGCGGTGGCATTGCGCAACCGCCGTTACGATCATTCGTCGCAGGCGGTCACCCGTGTAGCGACTCCCGTGATCAGCGTGGGCAATATCACGGCCGGCGGCACGGGGAAAACGCCTTTAGTGGAGTGGATCGCCCGGCGCTTGCGACAGCAAGAGGTGCGTGTCACGATCGTCAGTCGTGGCTACGGGGCGGAAAAAGGCGGCGTCAATGACGAAGCCAAGGAGCTGGAGCAACGCCTGCCGGACGTCCCCCATCTGCAGGATCCCGACCGCGTCGCCGCCGCGGAACTGGCGGTGGAAGAGTTTTCCGCCCAGCTGATCCTGCTGGACGACGGCTTCCAGCACCGGCGGATCGATCGCGATCTCGATATTGTACTGCTCGATGCGCTACAGCCGTTTGGCCTGGGAAAGCTGCTTCCCCGCGGTTATCTGCGCGAACCGCTAACGGGCCTCAGTCGGGCGGACGCCATTGTGCTCACCCGGGCCGACATGATCGACGCACCGGCCCGCGCCGAGCTGCGCAAGACGGTGCAGCGATATAATCGCACCGCTCCCTGGAGCGAGGTCATCCACGCCCCGCAATGCTTACGCAACGCTTCCGGCGACGAACAGCCGATCGCACCCGGCGAGCGGCCGCGCATCGCCGCCTTTTGCGGCATCGGCAACCCGGCCGGCTTTCGCCATACGCTGGAAGCATGCGGCTATGAGATTGCCGCCTGGCGGGAGTTTCCCGATCATCATTCGTATACCCGCACGGATATTGAGTCGCTCGCCGGCTGGGCCGCCGAGCTGTCCGATGTTGCAGCACTGCTTTGCACGCACAAGGACCTCGTCAAGATTGAGGTCGATCGGCTGGGGGCGTTGCCGCTGTGGGCCTTGCTGATTGGCATGCAGTTCCAGGCCGGAGAAGCGGAGCTCGCCGCCCTGATCGACCAGCAGGCCGACGCCGCCCTGGCGAATGACCAGGACGACGACTGGGGCTCCGACGCGGATTGA
- the glgX gene encoding glycogen debranching protein GlgX has product MLMPHTHPAMQFHHALPYGAILHDGGVQFSVFSRSATGMSLLLYGDVNDTEPDEVIRFNRETDRWGDIWSVFVPGVGAGQLYHFAAEGPFDPSIGQRFDGKARLIDPYAKALAGTFQPGKDDIIRPPKCVAIDDYFDWQGDRHLRRPLSETVIYEMHVKGFTCSKTSGCEYPGTYLGVIEKIPYLKSLGVTAVELMPVHEFPIRDIHGKVQKRPNYWGYDSMAFFGPHRGYAASSEPGAQVVEFKQMVKALHQAGIEVILDVVFNHTCEGNERGPTLSFKGLENQVYYMLTEGGKYYKNYSGCGNTVNGNHPIVREMIFHCLRHWVHNYHVDGFRFDLASILSRDRHGNLAPNPPVVEAIAEDPMLADTKIIAEAWDAAGAYQVGSFGDLRWAEWNGRYRDDVRRFWRGDPGLIGPFATRLAGSSDLYQRGGRAPYCSINFVTSHDGFTMNDMVSYREKHNEANGEDNRDGDNNNFSDNYGAEGPTRRKAIEELRLRQMKNMIATLMLSQGVPMLVSGDEIRRTQKGNNNAYCQDNEISWFNWQLVEKNKELLRFVRALIKFRRDQPTVRREDFLTGVARTDDALPDVSWYSPLGTAVDWRSTDLTLICLLKKPDAEHDPKGQGRNVLILANATTVSREFILPPIAKGLRWRLFCNTAARPNSDIFPNYDGPPPPPSGRLMLPHHAMCVYLSQE; this is encoded by the coding sequence ATGCTTATGCCGCATACTCATCCTGCCATGCAGTTTCATCACGCCCTGCCTTATGGAGCCATTCTCCATGACGGCGGCGTGCAATTTTCTGTTTTCAGCCGTAGCGCCACAGGCATGAGCCTGTTGCTGTACGGCGATGTCAACGATACCGAACCCGACGAAGTGATTCGCTTTAACCGCGAAACTGACCGCTGGGGCGATATCTGGAGCGTGTTTGTACCAGGCGTCGGCGCCGGGCAGCTCTACCACTTTGCCGCCGAAGGTCCCTTTGATCCGTCGATCGGCCAGCGTTTTGACGGCAAAGCCCGCCTGATTGATCCCTACGCCAAAGCGCTTGCCGGCACGTTCCAACCCGGCAAAGACGATATCATCCGGCCGCCCAAATGTGTCGCCATCGATGACTACTTTGACTGGCAAGGCGATCGCCACCTGAGGCGGCCGCTGTCAGAAACGGTCATCTATGAGATGCACGTCAAAGGCTTTACCTGCTCCAAAACAAGCGGCTGCGAATATCCCGGCACCTACCTGGGCGTGATCGAGAAGATCCCGTACCTCAAGTCGCTGGGCGTCACCGCGGTCGAACTGATGCCGGTTCACGAGTTTCCCATTCGCGACATCCACGGCAAAGTGCAGAAACGCCCCAACTACTGGGGCTACGACTCGATGGCGTTTTTCGGCCCCCACCGCGGCTACGCCGCCAGCAGCGAACCGGGCGCGCAAGTCGTCGAGTTCAAGCAGATGGTCAAGGCCTTGCACCAGGCCGGCATCGAAGTGATTCTCGATGTGGTGTTTAACCATACCTGCGAAGGGAACGAACGCGGCCCCACTCTCAGCTTCAAAGGGCTGGAGAACCAGGTCTATTACATGCTCACCGAGGGGGGCAAGTACTATAAAAACTATTCCGGCTGCGGCAACACGGTCAACGGCAACCATCCGATCGTCCGCGAGATGATCTTCCATTGCTTGCGGCACTGGGTGCATAACTACCACGTTGACGGCTTCCGGTTTGACCTGGCGTCAATTCTCAGCCGTGACCGTCACGGCAACCTGGCTCCCAATCCGCCGGTGGTTGAAGCGATCGCCGAAGACCCCATGCTGGCCGATACCAAAATTATCGCCGAAGCCTGGGACGCGGCCGGAGCTTACCAGGTCGGCTCGTTCGGCGACTTGCGCTGGGCGGAGTGGAACGGCCGCTATCGCGACGATGTGCGACGCTTCTGGCGCGGCGATCCGGGCCTGATCGGACCGTTCGCCACCCGCCTGGCAGGCTCCAGCGACCTGTACCAGCGGGGCGGCAGGGCTCCGTACTGCAGCATTAACTTTGTGACTTCGCACGACGGCTTCACCATGAACGACATGGTCAGCTATCGTGAGAAACACAATGAGGCCAACGGCGAAGATAACCGCGACGGCGACAATAACAACTTCAGCGACAACTACGGAGCCGAAGGACCGACCCGCCGCAAAGCGATTGAAGAGCTGCGCCTGCGGCAGATGAAAAACATGATCGCCACACTCATGCTTAGCCAGGGTGTGCCGATGCTGGTCTCCGGCGACGAAATTCGCCGCACCCAGAAAGGGAACAACAACGCCTACTGCCAGGACAACGAAATCTCCTGGTTCAACTGGCAACTGGTGGAAAAGAACAAGGAGCTGCTCCGCTTTGTCAGAGCGCTCATCAAGTTCCGCCGCGACCAGCCAACCGTTCGCCGGGAGGACTTTTTAACCGGTGTCGCCCGCACCGACGACGCGCTGCCCGATGTCAGCTGGTACAGCCCGCTGGGAACGGCCGTGGACTGGCGGAGCACCGACTTGACCTTGATCTGCCTGTTGAAAAAGCCCGACGCGGAACATGACCCCAAAGGCCAGGGACGTAACGTGCTGATCCTGGCGAACGCCACCACCGTCAGCCGTGAGTTCATCCTGCCGCCCATTGCCAAAGGGTTGCGATGGCGTCTGTTCTGCAATACGGCCGCCCGCCCCAATAGCGACATCTTCCCCAATTACGACGGCCCCCCGCCGCCGCCTTCGGGCCGCCTGATGTTGCCCCATCACGCCATGTGCGTGTACTTGTCGCAGGAGTAG
- a CDS encoding beta-ketoacyl-[acyl-carrier-protein] synthase family protein, with amino-acid sequence MKRRVVITGIGVINPMGHDVETMWSRLKEGDSGVGRTTIFDASRFPTQISAEVRDWDVDKIGEDPEAWKFRGRHSKFAAGAATQAVESSGILDSSLDPTRFGIYLGSGEGNQDFFSFTRMMAAALEGDKLNIAEFTRAGLETLNPITELEQEPNMPSGHLASMFNAQGPSANCLTACAASSQAVGEASEIIRRGDADVMLSGGAHSMIHPFGVTGFNLLTALSTSNDEPERASRPFDRLRDGFVLGEGAGMVILEELERAKARGAHIYGEVSGYGSTADAFRITDIHPQGRGAIGCMRMAIADAGLNPADIGYVNAHGTSTAVNDRVETVACREVFGERAMQTPVSSTKSMMGHLIAAAGVTEMIVCLMAIRDSVLPPTINYENPDPDCDLDYIPNESREQRLTAALNNSFGFGGQNISLVVSEFNR; translated from the coding sequence ATGAAACGGCGAGTCGTCATCACCGGCATTGGCGTGATCAATCCGATGGGTCACGACGTGGAAACGATGTGGAGCCGCTTGAAAGAAGGCGACTCAGGCGTCGGGCGAACGACCATCTTTGATGCGAGCCGCTTCCCCACCCAGATCTCAGCCGAAGTTCGCGACTGGGATGTCGACAAAATTGGCGAGGATCCCGAAGCCTGGAAATTCCGTGGCCGGCACTCCAAATTCGCCGCCGGAGCAGCCACCCAGGCGGTCGAGTCGTCGGGCATCCTCGATAGCTCGCTCGACCCCACCCGCTTCGGGATCTATCTCGGTTCGGGCGAAGGGAACCAGGACTTCTTCTCCTTCACCCGCATGATGGCGGCCGCTCTGGAAGGGGACAAACTCAATATCGCCGAGTTTACCCGGGCGGGGCTCGAAACACTGAATCCGATCACGGAACTGGAGCAGGAGCCGAACATGCCGTCGGGCCACTTGGCCTCCATGTTCAACGCCCAGGGACCCAGCGCCAACTGCCTGACCGCCTGTGCGGCCAGCAGCCAGGCCGTGGGGGAAGCCAGCGAGATCATCCGCCGCGGCGACGCCGATGTAATGCTTTCCGGCGGCGCCCACAGCATGATTCACCCGTTTGGGGTGACCGGCTTTAACTTGCTGACAGCCCTGTCGACCAGCAACGACGAACCGGAACGGGCCTCCCGTCCCTTCGATCGTCTGCGCGATGGTTTCGTGCTGGGCGAAGGCGCCGGCATGGTCATTTTGGAAGAACTGGAACGGGCCAAAGCACGCGGCGCCCACATCTATGGCGAAGTTTCCGGTTACGGCTCCACCGCCGACGCCTTCCGCATCACGGACATTCATCCGCAAGGCCGCGGCGCCATTGGCTGCATGCGGATGGCGATTGCCGACGCCGGGCTGAATCCGGCTGACATCGGCTACGTGAACGCCCATGGAACCAGTACGGCGGTGAATGATCGGGTGGAAACGGTCGCTTGCCGCGAGGTGTTCGGGGAACGGGCCATGCAGACCCCCGTCTCCAGCACGAAAAGCATGATGGGACACCTGATCGCCGCGGCCGGCGTCACCGAAATGATCGTCTGCCTGATGGCGATCCGCGACAGCGTGCTGCCGCCGACGATCAACTACGAAAACCCTGATCCCGATTGCGATCTTGATTACATTCCCAATGAGTCCCGCGAACAGAGACTGACCGCGGCTCTCAATAACAGCTTTGGTTTTGGCGGACAGAACATTTCGCTCGTCGTTTCGGAGTTCAACCGTTAG
- a CDS encoding isocitrate/isopropylmalate dehydrogenase family protein gives MAHDVTLITGDGTGPELAEAARKCIDATGVSINWDVQEAGVDVMARTGSPIPDSTLESVRRTKCALKAPITTPVGTGFRSINVYLRQELGLFACIRPCKQYKGVRSYFSELPIDLVIVRENTEDLYAGVEFEAGKPETAQLMEFINSLPADRKIKSGLEETGISIKPISRSGTDRIVRCAFEYARANGRKKVTAVHKANIMKYTDGLYLKVAGEVAAEFPEIEFEERIVDNMCMQLAQKPELYDVLVLPNLYGDIISDLGAGIVGGLGVAPGANIGPNGAVFEATHGSAPKYKGLNKVNPTAVILSGMLMLRHLGETEAAQKLEDAVASVIAEGKDVTYDLKENRDDPTAVGTREMAEAICKKM, from the coding sequence ATGGCGCATGATGTCACCCTGATTACCGGCGATGGCACCGGCCCGGAATTGGCGGAAGCCGCCCGGAAGTGTATTGATGCAACCGGCGTGAGCATTAACTGGGACGTCCAGGAAGCGGGCGTCGATGTCATGGCGAGAACGGGCAGCCCGATTCCCGACTCCACTCTGGAAAGCGTCCGCCGCACCAAATGCGCCCTCAAGGCCCCCATCACCACGCCGGTTGGCACCGGTTTTCGCAGCATCAACGTTTACCTGCGACAGGAACTGGGGCTGTTCGCCTGTATCCGTCCGTGCAAGCAGTACAAAGGCGTTCGCAGCTATTTCAGCGAACTGCCGATCGACCTGGTCATCGTTCGTGAAAACACCGAAGACCTGTACGCAGGCGTAGAATTTGAAGCCGGCAAGCCGGAAACGGCGCAGCTGATGGAGTTCATCAACTCCCTGCCGGCCGATCGAAAAATCAAATCTGGCCTGGAAGAGACGGGCATTTCGATCAAGCCGATCAGCCGCAGTGGAACCGATCGCATTGTGCGTTGCGCCTTTGAATACGCCCGCGCCAATGGTCGCAAAAAGGTGACCGCGGTCCACAAAGCCAACATCATGAAGTACACCGACGGTCTGTACCTGAAGGTCGCCGGCGAAGTGGCTGCCGAGTTCCCGGAAATTGAATTCGAGGAACGCATCGTCGACAACATGTGCATGCAGTTGGCCCAGAAGCCGGAACTGTACGACGTGCTGGTGCTGCCCAACCTGTACGGCGATATTATTAGCGACCTGGGCGCCGGCATCGTCGGCGGCCTGGGCGTCGCCCCCGGCGCCAACATCGGCCCCAACGGAGCCGTGTTTGAAGCGACCCATGGCAGCGCCCCCAAGTACAAGGGACTCAACAAGGTCAACCCGACCGCGGTGATTCTTTCCGGCATGCTGATGCTGCGTCACCTGGGCGAAACCGAAGCCGCCCAAAAACTGGAAGACGCCGTCGCCAGCGTGATTGCCGAAGGCAAAGACGTGACCTACGACCTGAAAGAAAATCGCGACGACCCGACCGCCGTCGGCACCCGCGAGATGGCCGAAGCGATTTGCAAAAAGATGTAA
- a CDS encoding acyltransferase family protein produces the protein MDLDRPIARYQMLDVWRGLACLSIIVCHSIFYCMPGTTEGDGIWELLLWLCSKAWIGVPAFFVISGYCIAASADAPRRRTEPAKNFAWRRMLRIYPPLWAYLVLTAVAVMLMEYWWTGIYSDHNYQLRTPDQLTLWQWLGNFTLTESWRYHLLGSAQEFYGGQLWTLCYEEQFYLLVAALMTFCRGRTLFAALAGVTALVAVAGVFSPMSYLQVQGFFFDGAWLQFAAGVAVYFALHRANRLEYWGIVSLLAIALAWQFVGPSSVMYSPRPGMRILAFGFALLLLVMHRFDARLAALPVMKPIAWVGVMCYSIYLIHWPVVKPISHIFFEEGWSTPAETVLVVVPVCLAASLAAGWLFYHTIEKRFIGSRSAPAPTKAPEETNFPTPSTPQPSLGA, from the coding sequence ATGGATTTGGACCGCCCGATTGCCCGTTACCAGATGCTGGATGTTTGGCGCGGCCTCGCCTGTCTGAGCATTATCGTATGCCATTCGATCTTCTACTGCATGCCAGGGACGACCGAAGGCGACGGTATCTGGGAGTTGCTCCTTTGGCTCTGTTCGAAAGCGTGGATCGGGGTGCCGGCGTTCTTTGTAATCTCTGGCTACTGCATTGCAGCGTCGGCCGACGCGCCACGCCGCCGGACCGAACCGGCAAAAAATTTCGCCTGGCGACGGATGTTGCGAATCTATCCGCCGCTGTGGGCCTACCTGGTGCTGACGGCCGTCGCAGTAATGTTGATGGAGTACTGGTGGACGGGCATCTACAGTGACCATAACTACCAGTTGCGAACGCCGGATCAATTGACCCTGTGGCAATGGCTGGGAAATTTCACCCTGACCGAGTCCTGGCGATACCACCTGCTAGGCAGCGCCCAGGAATTTTACGGCGGCCAACTGTGGACGCTCTGTTATGAGGAGCAGTTCTACCTGCTGGTCGCCGCGTTGATGACGTTCTGTCGGGGGCGGACACTGTTTGCGGCCCTGGCGGGAGTCACTGCCCTGGTCGCTGTCGCCGGTGTTTTCTCCCCCATGTCCTACCTGCAGGTGCAAGGGTTCTTTTTTGATGGCGCCTGGCTGCAGTTTGCGGCCGGAGTGGCGGTTTACTTTGCCTTACATCGGGCCAATCGCCTGGAATATTGGGGAATTGTGTCGCTACTGGCGATCGCCCTGGCCTGGCAGTTTGTCGGGCCTTCCTCGGTAATGTACAGCCCGCGTCCCGGGATGCGGATTTTGGCGTTTGGCTTTGCCCTGTTGCTATTGGTAATGCATCGGTTCGATGCCCGCCTGGCGGCGCTGCCGGTCATGAAACCGATCGCCTGGGTGGGGGTGATGTGTTACAGCATTTATCTCATTCACTGGCCAGTCGTCAAACCGATCAGTCACATCTTCTTCGAAGAGGGCTGGAGCACGCCGGCCGAAACCGTGCTGGTGGTCGTGCCCGTTTGCCTGGCCGCTTCGCTGGCGGCCGGCTGGCTGTTTTACCACACGATTGAGAAACGCTTTATCGGTTCGCGTTCGGCGCCTGCACCCACCAAGGCGCCCGAAGAGACGAACTTTCCCACCCCTTCAACGCCGCAGCCCAGCCTGGGCGCGTAA
- the eboE gene encoding metabolite traffic protein EboE, whose amino-acid sequence MAGDFTGPIALGYCTNVHAGADLETNKANLERHAVAVKAKFSPHAPMGVGLWLPSVTAQKLRQPGETERFADWLGERGLSPFTLNGFPYGDFHQPIVKHDVYLPTWFDPRRRDYTLDLIDILDGLLPAGEEGSISTSPIAWGDPTLTDAQWASATANLREVAARLARLEQESGRRIRLCLEPEPGCQLQYSRQMVDLFEQYLLPGGDEDAVRRYLGVCHDVCHAAVMFEGQTAVLQRYQAAGIGVGKVQISSAVCVDFDRISPTDRAEAVEQLRGFSEDRYLHQTVVQTDDGTETFFEDLPLALAQAGDPVELASRWRVHFHVPVYLEKFGLLSTSRNQIEECLVAARELTDCRHFEVETYAWGVLPPELQQAELADGIAAEMEYIEQAFKPIAP is encoded by the coding sequence ATGGCGGGAGATTTCACCGGCCCTATCGCACTCGGCTATTGCACCAACGTCCATGCGGGCGCCGATCTGGAAACCAACAAGGCGAACCTGGAACGGCACGCCGTGGCGGTCAAGGCAAAGTTCTCGCCGCACGCCCCGATGGGCGTCGGCCTGTGGCTGCCGTCGGTAACGGCGCAAAAACTCCGCCAACCTGGCGAAACGGAACGCTTCGCCGACTGGCTCGGCGAACGCGGCCTGTCGCCGTTTACCCTGAACGGCTTCCCTTATGGCGACTTCCATCAGCCGATTGTGAAGCACGACGTTTACCTGCCGACCTGGTTCGACCCGCGTCGACGGGATTATACGCTGGACCTCATCGACATCCTTGATGGCCTGCTGCCGGCGGGGGAAGAAGGCAGCATCTCGACCTCCCCCATCGCCTGGGGCGACCCAACGCTGACCGACGCCCAGTGGGCTTCCGCCACCGCCAACCTGCGCGAAGTTGCGGCCCGCCTGGCGCGACTGGAGCAGGAGTCCGGCCGGCGGATCCGGCTGTGCCTGGAGCCGGAACCCGGCTGCCAGCTGCAGTATTCCCGGCAGATGGTCGACCTGTTTGAGCAGTATCTGCTGCCCGGCGGCGATGAAGACGCCGTGCGTCGTTACCTGGGCGTGTGCCACGACGTCTGTCATGCGGCCGTGATGTTTGAAGGGCAAACGGCCGTACTGCAGCGCTACCAGGCGGCCGGCATCGGCGTGGGCAAGGTGCAGATCTCTTCGGCAGTCTGCGTCGATTTTGATCGCATTTCCCCGACAGATCGGGCCGAGGCGGTCGAGCAGCTACGCGGCTTCTCGGAGGATCGTTACCTGCATCAAACGGTCGTCCAGACCGACGACGGAACCGAAACGTTTTTTGAAGACCTGCCGCTCGCTCTGGCCCAGGCGGGCGATCCGGTCGAGCTGGCCAGTCGCTGGCGTGTCCACTTCCATGTGCCTGTCTATCTGGAAAAATTTGGCCTGCTTTCGACCTCGCGGAATCAAATCGAAGAATGCCTGGTCGCCGCCCGCGAGCTGACCGACTGCCGTCACTTTGAAGTAGAAACGTACGCCTGGGGCGTGTTGCCGCCGGAGCTGCAGCAGGCGGAGTTGGCCGACGGCATTGCAGCCGAAATGGAATATATCGAACAAGCCTTCAAGCCGATCGCCCCCTGA
- a CDS encoding thioredoxin family protein: protein MDFGAKFPTGLTYQEFLAKYGTEAHQQRWAAVHATSALTAAQKELLGSFRRQVKVLCMAGAWCGDCVEQCPIFDHIEQASPAIEIRYFDRDDNDDLREALSLCGGARVPQVVFLNEDDQFVGRYGDRTLAKYRSMAADKLGAGCPTGIVPPAAELTGAVAQGWIDEFERVQLMLRTSPRLREKHND, encoded by the coding sequence ATGGATTTTGGCGCCAAATTTCCCACCGGTTTGACTTACCAGGAGTTTCTGGCGAAGTACGGCACGGAAGCGCATCAGCAACGCTGGGCCGCAGTGCATGCGACGTCCGCCCTGACGGCTGCACAGAAAGAGTTGCTCGGCAGTTTTCGGCGGCAGGTGAAAGTTCTGTGCATGGCCGGCGCCTGGTGCGGGGACTGCGTGGAGCAGTGCCCGATCTTTGATCACATCGAACAGGCCAGCCCCGCGATCGAGATCCGCTACTTTGACCGCGATGACAACGACGATCTCCGCGAGGCGCTTTCGCTGTGCGGCGGCGCCCGGGTGCCGCAGGTGGTGTTCCTGAACGAAGATGACCAGTTCGTCGGGCGATACGGTGACCGCACGCTGGCCAAATACCGCTCGATGGCGGCCGACAAACTGGGGGCCGGCTGCCCGACCGGCATTGTCCCGCCTGCGGCCGAGTTGACCGGAGCCGTCGCCCAGGGCTGGATCGACGAGTTCGAACGGGTGCAGCTCATGCTGCGCACCTCGCCGCGTCTGCGCGAGAAGCATAACGACTGA
- a CDS encoding TrmH family RNA methyltransferase produces MFIQSLQNPRVKAAQRLRQRRGREQQQRILIDGVRENRLALTSGVEFVELYYCPQHLQAEADALLSQAAAAGVALLETSPAVFERLAFGDRIEGVVGVAATPDRSLQQATLGDCPLLAIIEGVEKPGNLGAMIRTADAAGVDAVVLVDCRTDLFNPNLIRASLGALFVMPVFTAEVNEARQWLASHEIPVYAALVDGSIPYYTADFRGPTALVLGSEAEGLTAAWRRDCTPVRLPMHGRVDSLNVSATAAVLLYEAVRQRAIG; encoded by the coding sequence GTGTTCATTCAAAGCCTGCAGAACCCCCGTGTGAAGGCGGCCCAGCGATTGCGGCAGCGACGCGGACGCGAACAGCAACAACGCATTTTGATCGACGGCGTTCGCGAGAATCGCCTGGCGCTGACGTCGGGAGTGGAGTTTGTCGAGCTCTACTATTGCCCCCAGCATCTGCAGGCGGAAGCCGACGCGCTGCTGAGCCAGGCGGCCGCGGCGGGAGTGGCCCTGCTGGAAACTTCGCCGGCCGTGTTCGAACGACTGGCGTTCGGCGATCGGATCGAAGGGGTGGTCGGCGTGGCGGCGACGCCCGACCGGTCCCTGCAGCAGGCGACACTCGGCGATTGCCCGTTGCTGGCGATCATCGAAGGGGTCGAAAAACCGGGGAACCTGGGCGCCATGATCCGCACGGCTGATGCGGCCGGAGTTGACGCGGTGGTGCTGGTTGATTGCCGGACCGATCTGTTCAACCCCAACCTGATTCGCGCCAGCCTGGGGGCGTTATTCGTGATGCCCGTCTTCACGGCCGAGGTCAACGAAGCCCGGCAATGGCTGGCCTCGCACGAGATCCCCGTGTATGCGGCCCTGGTCGACGGCTCGATTCCGTACTATACGGCCGACTTCCGCGGTCCAACCGCCCTGGTGCTGGGCAGCGAAGCCGAAGGACTCACGGCCGCATGGCGCCGGGACTGCACGCCGGTGCGATTGCCCATGCACGGCCGCGTCGACAGCCTCAATGTATCCGCGACAGCCGCCGTGCTACTCTACGAAGCCGTCCGTCAGCGGGCCATTGGATAA